The Marivirga salinae DNA window GCAGATGCATTTGGTAAAAGCGAAGAAACCCAATCACATATAACCTATCAGACTTTGTTTAAAGAAGATGTTTATTCTGAAGATGTTTTAATCTATAGTCAAATAAAAGGAAACAAAGAGCAGAGCACTATTTGGACAGGAATTGACCCACAAGGAATCCCGAAGGATATTTATCCAAAATTACAGAAGGAAATGGAGCAATTTGTTTACGATTTCAATATTTACATGAGAAGAAATCAGGCTCAAAAGAAAATTGATGAATCGGAACAAGCAGCATCATATTTAAGCAAGGAATATGAAAGCCTGAAAAAAGATGAGCGTAAAACCCAAAGTAGCCAAGAAAGAACCAATAGTAGAATTCAATCTTATGAGGAAAAATTGGTTGAGTACAGAAAAGATTCTACTGAAAATGCACAAAAACTAGAAACTTTATCTAGTGAAATTGACAGCCTATATGTCGAAATAGAAAAGATTAAAAAAGTGATGGAAACTTTCCGTCAAAAAATGGATGGAATTAAATAAACCATATCCTCTTCATTTATTGATCCTGTAAGCTTTTAATGTAATTCCATCAAACCCTACCATTTAAACATCCAAATTCGTCTTAGTGTAATTTCAGATGCTATTGCACTTAAATTGTGTTCTATTTACCATTTTACAGTCATCACTATATTGAAACTATTATCGAAATGATTAAAAATATCCTTTTACTCTTAATACTACTTTTATCATCAGTTGTAACAATTAAAGCAAAAGAGGATGAAAAAAAAGAAATACGGGAATTGGAAACAGAATTTGTTGAAGACATTACACCAACTATAGACGGTGAATTGGATGACAAATTTTGGCAAGGTATAAATGAGACGGAAGCCCAGTTTATAGCTTTTGTTCCAGAAAATGGAGCTCAATCTAAACAAAAGACTTATATAAAAACTGCTTACACAGATTTCGGAATCTATATTGCCGCAAGAATGGAAGACACTAGTGGAGAGCCTATTCGTCAAGAATTAGGAATCAGGGATGATGATAGTAGAAATGCAGACCAATTTGGAATAATTTTAGATACTTATCAAAATGGACAAAATGCATTTTACTTAAAAGTAAGTGCCGCGGGAGTTCAAACTGATATTTTCATCAACAGAGGTAGAAGCGACTACAATTGGGATGCGGTATGGAAAAGTGAAGCAAAAATAACTGAAAAAGGCTGGCAAGTTGAAATAGAAATTCCTTATTCAGCAATCCGATTTCCAAAAGATCAAAAGCAAGATTGGAATATCAATTTCATGAGAAAAATACAAAGCAAGAATGAAACTTCCTATTGGAACTATGTGGACAATTCCATTGATGGATTAGTGAATCAATCTGGAGTATTAAGGGGATTAAACGGAATTAAACCTCCCTTGAGATTATCTGTTTCTCCTTATATAACTTCTTATTACAATAAGCACGGCAAAGAAAGCGGAATGGATATTACGGGTGGAATGGATTTAAAATATGGTCTTACTGAAAGCTTCACTTTGGATATGACTTTAATTCCTGATTTTGGACAAACCGTTTCTGATAATTTAATTTATAATTTAGGCCCATTTGAAGTTCAATATGCGGAGAACAGGGCGTTTTTTACTGAAGGAACCGAGCTTTTCAACAAAGGTGGATTGTTCTACTCCCGAAGAGTTGGACAATCATTTGGCTCAGTGGAATTACAAGATTCTGATTCTTTGATTTCTAGACCTGCTGAAGCTCCATTATTAAATGCTTCTAAAATTACAGGAAGAACCAAAAGCGGGTTAGGTATTGGTTTTTTTAATGCCATTACCAACAAAACATTTGCAGAAGTTTATGATAAGGAAACAAAGCAAAAAAGACTTGAACAAGTAGATGATCTGACCAATTTCAATGTGATGGTAGTGGATCAAAGCTTGAAAAACAATAGCAATATTAGTTTGATTAACACCAATGTTAAACGGTTTGATGGAGGGAACAATGCAAATGTAATAGGGTCTGATTTTCGATTAAGAGATAAAAGCAATACTTATCAAATTGATGGTTTTGGTGCTTATAATAACATCCAAAACCCCGAAGGATTTGTAGAAGATGGATATAAATATAATGTCAGCATTGCCAAAATAAGTGGGAAGTACCAATACGAAATAGGAAGAAACGTTGAAAGTGATACTTACGATCCGAATGACATGGGCTTTTTACGTAATCCAAATGAAATAACCCATTTTGGCGCTGTAAGTTATAATCAATTTCAGCCTACAGTTCTTTTCAATCAATACAGAATTCGCATGGGTTCTAATTACAGCCAATTATATGAGCCTAAGTTGTATCAAGATTTTGGCACCTGGACGGATTTTTGGGCACAATCAAAAGATTTTCAGTCTTACTATCTCCGCTTTAATTACAGACCATTTAAGACCTTTGATTTTTTTGAACCAAGAGTAGATGATGCGAAGTATTTTAGAACTTGGAATTACAGTACAAACTTTCAATATTCATCTGACAGTAGAAAAGCATTCATGAGTAATATATCAGTAGGGATATGGAATGCCCCTGATAGAGAACAGTTTGATTATTGGATTAATTTTTCTCCACGCTTTAGAGTCAATGACCAGTTATCCATTAACTATGGATTGAATTTCAATAGACAATTTAGTTCTATTGGTTTTGCTGAGCATTTTAAAAATGAGGAAGGAGATGTTGAACAAGTAGTTTTTGGTGAAAGGGATATTGATGTTATGTCAAATGTATTGGGAGTAAATTATACCATAAATAGTAAAATGGGTTTAAATTTCCGCTTAAGGCATTATTGGAATAAAGTTGATTATTTTAATTACTTCAGCTTGACAAATGACGGTGATCTTGAATCAATAGCTTACACTGGAAAAGATTTAGCTTCGGATGCTTATGAAAAGCATGATGTGAATTTTAATGTATTTAATATTGATGCGGTTTACTCATGGCAAATTGCTCCTGGTAGTTTTGTAAATGTTGTTTGGAAGGATGCTGTTCAGGAAGTTAACAAAATGGTAGACATGAATTTTTCAGATAATTTTAGAAATGTATTATCTACTGATCATCAACAGAATTTAAGTGTACGATTGATTTATTTTCTAGATTATACACAGATAAAAAGAGACTTAATCAACCGAAGTTAATTTACACAAATCTAAAGACCACAAAAAAAAAGGAGCTTAAAATTAAGCTCCTTTTTTATTTATTTGATTCTAATGAATCTGATAACCATCTTAGTAAACTAAGATTGGATCAGCATTTCCATCAGGATCATTATTAACAGTTCCGTCAGTAGTGTTTCCTCCTAACAATAACACACCTGCTGCATGAGGGGCAGCCATAGAAGTACCACTGATAGTATTATATCCTCCACCTTTCCAAGTAGAATTGATTCCAACACCTGGCAGGCAGTAATCTACTGGAGGGTTAGCATAGTTAGAGAAAGATGCAAAGTTATCATTGCTATCCATTGCAGAAATAGTGTAAACATTATTTCCATTAACTCTAGCTGGAGAAGAATTATTAGCATTTGTGCTTTCGTTTCCAGCAGCTAATACCATTTTAATT harbors:
- a CDS encoding DUF5916 domain-containing protein, giving the protein MIKNILLLLILLLSSVVTIKAKEDEKKEIRELETEFVEDITPTIDGELDDKFWQGINETEAQFIAFVPENGAQSKQKTYIKTAYTDFGIYIAARMEDTSGEPIRQELGIRDDDSRNADQFGIILDTYQNGQNAFYLKVSAAGVQTDIFINRGRSDYNWDAVWKSEAKITEKGWQVEIEIPYSAIRFPKDQKQDWNINFMRKIQSKNETSYWNYVDNSIDGLVNQSGVLRGLNGIKPPLRLSVSPYITSYYNKHGKESGMDITGGMDLKYGLTESFTLDMTLIPDFGQTVSDNLIYNLGPFEVQYAENRAFFTEGTELFNKGGLFYSRRVGQSFGSVELQDSDSLISRPAEAPLLNASKITGRTKSGLGIGFFNAITNKTFAEVYDKETKQKRLEQVDDLTNFNVMVVDQSLKNNSNISLINTNVKRFDGGNNANVIGSDFRLRDKSNTYQIDGFGAYNNIQNPEGFVEDGYKYNVSIAKISGKYQYEIGRNVESDTYDPNDMGFLRNPNEITHFGAVSYNQFQPTVLFNQYRIRMGSNYSQLYEPKLYQDFGTWTDFWAQSKDFQSYYLRFNYRPFKTFDFFEPRVDDAKYFRTWNYSTNFQYSSDSRKAFMSNISVGIWNAPDREQFDYWINFSPRFRVNDQLSINYGLNFNRQFSSIGFAEHFKNEEGDVEQVVFGERDIDVMSNVLGVNYTINSKMGLNFRLRHYWNKVDYFNYFSLTNDGDLESIAYTGKDLASDAYEKHDVNFNVFNIDAVYSWQIAPGSFVNVVWKDAVQEVNKMVDMNFSDNFRNVLSTDHQQNLSVRLIYFLDYTQIKRDLINRS